Within the Magnetospirillum sp. genome, the region CGCACTTCGTCCTTGAAGCGGCGCAGTGTCTTGAGCGTGCCCTCGTGGATGACGGTCTGGTCGCGCAGCAGGCGCACTTTGGCGCCGCGCTTGACCATGCCTTCGACCACGCGGCAGCCCGCGACCTTGCCGACCTTGGTGATGTTGAAGATCTGGCGGATCTCGGCGTTGCCGAGGAACTTTTCGCGCAAGGTCGGCGAGAGCATGCCCGAGAGGGCCGCTTTGATCTCGTCGATGACCTGGTAGATGATCGAGTAGTAGCGGATCTCGATGCCGTCGCGCTTGGCCATTTCGCGCGCCTGGGGATTGGCGCGCACGTTGAAGCCGACCACGAAGCCCTGGCTTGCCTTGGCAAGTGCTATGTCGCCTTCGGTGATGCCGCCGACCGCCCCGTGCAGCACGCGCACAGCCACTTCGTCGGTGCGCAGCTTCGTGAGCGAGGCCACGATGGCTTCGAGCGAGCCTTGAACGTCGGTCTTGACGACGACCGCGAGTTCTTTGGCTTCGCCTTCCTGGATCTTCGTGAACATCTGCTCGAGCGTGCCGCGCGCGCGCAAGGCGGACGACGCGTCGCGCGCCCGGCGTTGGCGGAACTCGGTCACTTCGCGCGCACGCGCATCGGTTTCCACGACCTGGAAATCGTCGCCCGCAAGCGGCGTGCCGTTGAGGCCGATGACTTCGACCGGCGTGGAGGGCCCGGCCGCATCGATCTGCTTGCCGCGCTCGTCGACGAGGGCGCGCACGCGGCCCCATTCTTCGCCGGCCACAAAAATGTCGCCGACGCGCAGCGTGCCCTTCTGCACGAGCACGGTCGCGACCGGACCGCGGCCGCGTTCGAGCTTGGCCTCGACGATGGCACCTTGCGCCGAACGGTTTGGGTTGGCGCGCAGCTCGAGGATTTCGGCCTGCAGCAGGATGGCTTCTTCGAGCTTGTCGAGGCCGGTGCGGGCCTTGGCCGACACGTCGATGCCGAGCACGTCGCCGCCGAAACCTTCGATGGCGATCCCGTGCTGCAGAAGATCGGCGCGCACGCGGTTGGAATCGGCACCCGCCTTGTCGACCTTGTTGATCGCGACGATGACCGGCACGTTGGCGGCCTTGGCGTGCGCGATGGCTTCGATCGTCTGCGGCTGGATGCCGTCGTCGGCGGCTACGACCAGCACGACGATGTCGGTCACTTTGGCGCCGCGCGCGCGCATCGCCGTGAAGGCTTCGTGGCCCGGCGTGTCGAGGAACGCGATCGCCTGGCCGTTCTTGAGCTGCACCTTGTAGGCGCCGATATGCTGCGTGATGCCGCCCGCCTCGTGCTTGGCAACGTCGGTCTCGCGGAGTGCGTCGAGCAGCGATGTTTTGCCGTGGTCCACGTGGCCCATGATGGTGACGACGGGGGCGCGCGGCTCGAGCGCTTCGTCCTGGTCGCCGGCACCTTCGAGGCCGATTTCGACGTCGGCTTCGGCCACGCGTTTCACCTTGTGGCCGAATTCGGCGACGATGAGTTCGGCCGTGTCGGCGTCGATCGTCTGGTTGACGGTCGCCATCACGCCCATCTTCATCAGGCTCTTGATCACGTCCACGCCGCGTTCGGCCATGCGGTTGGCGAGCTCCTGCACGGTGATCGCCTCGGGCACCACCACATCGCGCACGACCTTGGCCGAAGGGCCCTGCTGGAACATGCGCGAGCGTTCTTTCTCGCGCGCGCGCTTCATGGCGGCGAGCGAGCGCACGCGGATCGTTTCTTCCGATTCGAGCGCTTGGGTCACCGACATCTTGTTCTGGCGGCGCTCCTTCAAGTCGCGCCCGCCTTCGGGGGCGGCCTTGCCGGGGCCCGGACGCATGCCGACCCCGCCTCTGCCCGGCGCTTGGCCGGGGCGGAAGGCGCCGGGACGGCGCGGGCGTTCTTCGTCTTCGGCCGTGGCGGCAACGCCGGCGCGCGCCAGCATCGCAGCCGGTACTGCAGCCGTCGTCGCAGGGGCTGCAGGGGTGGCCGGGCTTGCGGCCGCACGCGCGACTTCGGCCGCCTGGCGGCGCTTGCCTTCTTCTTCGTTGAGGCGGAGCGTTTCTTCTTCGGCCTTCTTCTTCTGCGCTTCGTCGATGCGCTGGGCTTCGACCGTGTCGGTCTTTTTCTGGACCGCGTCTTCCTGCTTGCGCTTGGCGTCTTCGACGGCCTTGCGCTTCATCTCTTCTTCGAAAACCTTGGCTTCTTCTTCCGAGCGGCGCTTGGCTTCGATGTCGGCGCGGATCGCGCTCTGGATCGCGCGCTGGCGCGCGGTGCGCTCTTCTTCGGTCAGCGCACGCAGCACCTGGGGCTTGGCGGCGGGCTTGGCGACCTGGGCGGTCTGCGCGCTCGACGGCGCTTCGGCGGCGGGGGCGGCCGCAGCACCGGCTGCAGGAGCCGCACCCGGTGCGCGCTTCTTGCGCACTTCGACCTGCACCGTCTTGGAGCGGCCGTGCGGGAAGCTTTGGCGAACCTGGCCTGCGTCGCCGCCGGCACCGGAACCGGCGCGCAGCTCCAGCCGCCCGCCGGTTTTGCCGGCAAGGGCGAGCTTCTTTTTGGCGTCTTGGGCCAGATCGATGTCTTTGCTGTCCGTCATTTGTTGCCTGTCGTCGCTTTCATTCGTTGCGCGCACTCTGGCGATAGCTCGCCAGACGCGCCAGATCTTCCTGCACGCGCAGCGCGAGCGCGCCGGATGCGATGGCCGCGTGCACGGCGTGCTCGCGGCCGAAGGCTTCGCCCATTTCAGTTGCCGTCAATCCCGTCGCCACCGGGATGTCGTGGCCGCCCAGCCGTGCACGCTCGGCAAGCGAGCCGTCGGCCGCAGCAACCAGCACCGCACAGCGGCCTTTTTCGATCTTTTCTTTGACCTTCGCAAAGCCCGACGCCGCCTGGCCCGCCCGCCGGCACAGCGCCAAACTTTCGACCGCGCGGCGCATCAGCAGAAAGCCGACGCGCTCGGCCAAATCGGCGCCCACCGTCACGCGCGCGCGCGCGGCTTTGGCGAACAGTCCCTTGGCGACGGCCGTATCGACCGCCGTGCGTGTGGCCGTAACCCAGATGCCGCGCCCCGGCAGCTTGCTGGCAATGTCCGGCACGATCGTGTTGTCCGGGCCTACGACAAAACGCACGAAATCGGCGCGCGGACCCGACTTGCCGCTGACGATGCAGCGGCGCAGCGGCCCGCTGGCATCGGCGTCGATGTCGGCAGGCGTTTCGGGTGCGAGGGCGAGCGCTTCGATCACGGGTTCTTGCCGGTTTCCTTACTTCTTCTCGGCCGCGAACCAATGTTCGCGGGCCTTCATGATGATGGCATTGGCGGTTTCTTCGTCGAGCGTGTCTTTGCCGACGATCTCGATGAGTTCGTCGCCGGCAAGGTCGCCCAGATCGTCGAGCGTTTTCACACCCTTCTCGCCGAGCTTCACGAGCAGGCCGGGGCCGAAGCCCGTCGTATCGACCACGTCGTCGGACACGCCCAAGCGCACGCGCTCGGCTTCGAAGCGTTCGTATTCCTTGGCGACGAAGGCTTCGGCGCGCGTCTTGAGTTCGCCCGCCACGCCCTCGTCGAAGCCTTCGATGTTGGCGAGGTCGTCGAGTTCGACCGACGCCACTTCGTCGACCGTGGTGAAGCCTTCGGTCACAAGAAGCCCTGCGATCACGTCGTCGACGTCGAGCGCGTCCACGAACACCTGCGAGCGTTCCTTGAATTCCTGCTGGCGGCGTTCGGATTCTTCGGCTTCCGTGAGGATGTCGATGGCCCAGCCGGTCAGCATCGAGGCCAGGCGCACGTTCTGGCCGCGCCGGCCGATGGCAAGCGACAACTGCTCGTCGGGCACCACCACTTCGATGCGGCGCGCTTCCTCGTCGAGCACCACTTTGGTGACTTCCGCCGGGGCAAGCGCGTTCACCACAAACGTGGCGGGATCGTTCGACCACGGAATGATGTCGATTTTTTCGCCCTGCTGCTCGGCAACGACCGCCTGCACGCGGCTGCCGCGCATGCCGACGCACGCACCCACGGGGTCGATCGAATGGTCGTGGCTGATGACCGCGATCTTGCCGCGGCTGCCCGGATCGCGCGCCACGGCCTTGATCTCGATGATGCCGTCGTAGATTTCCGGCACTTCCTGCGCGAAAAGCTTGGCCGTGAACTGCGGATGCGTGCGCGACAGGAAGATCTGGGGGCCGCGCGCTTCGGCGCGAACGTCGTAGATGTAGGCGCGAACGCGGTCCTGCACGCGGAAGCTTTCGCGCGGGATCGTCTCGTCGCGGCGCAGGATGGCTTCCGCCCGGCCGAGATCGACCGTGATGTTGCCGAACTCGACGCGCTTGACGAGGCCGTTGACGATTTCGCCGATGCGGTCCTTGTACTCGTCGAACTGGCGGGTGCGCTCGGCTTCGCGCACGCGCTGGACGATGACTTGCTTGGCCGTCTGCGCCGCGATGCGGCCGAAATCGATCGGCGGCAGCGGATCGGTCAGATAGTCGCCGACCTTGGCGTCGGGGTTCTTGCGCAGCGCGTCTTCGACCGACATTTCGGTCGCGTCGTTGGTGACGGGATCCGCCACCATGCGGTAGCGCAGCAGCTGCATTTCGCCGTTGTCGCGGTCGATATGCGCGCGGATGTCGTGCTCGAGGCCGTATTTGGCGCGGCCGGCCTTCTGGATGGCCTGCTCCATGGCTTCGAGAACCTGCTCGCGCTCGATGCCTTTTTCGCGTGCGACCGCGTCGGCAACCTGGAGCATTTCGATGCGATTGTAGGCGGTCGTGCGTTCCATGGTCTTCTTGTCTCTTGTTCGGGGATTTCGGTCGTGGCGTATGAAAGGCGTTGGTATCAGGCGCTTGCGGCGGCCGCTTCGGCGGCACGCGTCGCGGCGATGAGTTCGTCGGTCAGCAGCAGTTTGGCGCGGGCGATTTCGGCAAGCGGCACGTCCGCCGGTCCTTCTTTGGTTTCGATGCGCACGCGGTCTTCGGCCACGCCCAGAAGCGTGCCCGAAAAGCGCTTGCGCCCATCGAGCGGGTTTTTGGTCTCGATCTTGGCGGCGTGGCCCGCAAAGCGCGCATAGTCGGAAGCGCGCACCAGCGGCCGGTCGATGCCAGGCGAGCTCACTTCGAGCACATAGGCCGATACGATCGGGTCTTCAACGTCGAGCTTGGCCGAAAGCGCGCGCGACAAGGCTTCGCAGTCTTCGATGCGCATAGCCTTGCGGTCTTTGCGTTCTGCCATGATCTGCAAGGTCGGCCGGTCGCGGCCTGTGACGACCGCGCGCACAAGCTCGTAGCCCAGACCGTCAATGGTCGGGCTTACCAACTGTTCGAGATTGCGACTGCGCTGTTCCATCGGTACGCGTTGTTCCATCGTTCCTAGCGCGGCTGGTTCCAACCGGCAAAAGCCGCTCGCAAAACCAGGGGGCCAAACAAAAAAGTGCGCCGGTTTGGGCGCACTTGGTACCTATCGCCCGAGCCAAACGTCGGACGTTATGACGCGCGCAATATACGCTTTTTGGCGTTCGAATCAAGTTTTCCCAAGAGGGGTCCAAACGCCTCGAAAACCGAGGTAAATTTACCCCTTCACGCGGCCTGTCGCGAGCCCCCATTGCCGGCTCCTATTGCCAGTCCCCATTGGAAGCCCCGGCAAGCCGCGCTAAGGTGCCGATCCGGGTTGCGATTCGCAAATGCCCGCAAAGTTGGGTGCGACCAGAATGGCGAGCATGATGCGTGCGGGACCCTTTGCAGCCGTCGGGCTCGCGGCAAGCGTTGTTGTGGGCTGCGCGCAGATGGCGCAAGACCGTGCCCAGTTGCCGACTGCACCCGACAATATCGTCTATACGGCATCGGGCAGTTTCCTTGCCGCCCAGCACGCCCAGCGCACGCGCGACGTTGCGGCCGCCGCCGACTACAGCCTGCGCGGGCTCGAAGCCGAGCCCAACAACATCGATTTTCTCGGCCGCGCCCATCCGGCCCTCGTCGAAGCGGGCCGCATCGACGAAGCGGCGGTCGTGGCCGCCAAGCTCGTCGCGTACGATCCGAGCTACACGCCCGCCCATCTGACGCTCGCGGTGGTCGAAATGCGCGCCGACCAGCTCGAGGCAGCGCGCGCGCGTTTGACCCGGCTGCCGATCCAAGGCGTGAACCGCCTTGTGCATCCGCTGATGATCGCATGGATCGACATGGCGCTGGGACGGCCTGCGGCAGCTCTCAATTCGCTGCGTCCGGTGCAGGAGGTGCAGGGCTTCCGCTCGATGCACGACTACCATGCCGGACTCATGAACGAGCTTGCCGGGCGCTTCGACGATGCGGAAGCCGCCTATCGCCGCGCGATCGAGGGCGATGCAGTTGCCCCACCGCGCCTCATCGAGGCGTTCGGCGGGTTCCTCGAGCGGCGCGGCCGGCCGGCCGAAGCGCGGGCATTGTATCTGCGCGTGCGCGGCACGCAGGGCGATTCCCCGATCGTGCGCGCCGGCCTCGCGCGCACGGCCGGCGGCGGCGCACCCGGTCCCGCCCCCGCTTTGTCGACGGCCAACGGCCTTGCGGGTGCGGGCGAAGCGCTTGCCAATCTCGCTGCCGCCTTCCGCCAGGAAAACACCGTTTCGCTTGCACTCGCCTATGCGCGCTTGGGGCTCTATCTCAACCCCAACGATGCGGCTGCCCTTGCGAATGCCGGCGACATTCTCGACCAGCTCGACCAGCGCGACAAAGCCGATGCGCTCTATATGCGCGTCGATCCGGCCTCGCCCTACGGCTTTGCCGCACGCCTGCGGGTCGCCGAAAATCTGCACGAGACCGGCAACACCGATGCGGCCGTGCGCATGCTCGACCAGATTGCCGCCGAGCGGCCCGACCGCATCGAGCCGCTGGTCACGATGGGAAATGCGCTGCGCGAGAAAGAGCGCTTCGTCGAAGCCGCAGCCGCCTACGGGCGCGCCATCGCGCGGCTCGGCGTGCCCGAGGCGCGCCATTGGTCGCTGTTCTATGTGCGCGGCATCGCCTTCGAGCGCGCCAAGAATTGGCCGGCCGCCGAGCAGCATTTCAAGCGCGCGCTCGAGCTGCAGCCCGACCAGCCGGACGTGCTGAACTATCTCGCCTATACCTGGGTCGACAAGGGCCTCAACATCATCGAGGCCGAGCGCATGCTCAAGCGCGCGGTCGAGCTGCGGCCCAATTCGGGCCATATCGTCGACTCGCTTGCGTGGGCCTATTTCCGGCTCGGGCGCTTCGAGGAGGCGGTTCCGCTGCTCGAGCGCGCGGTCGAATTGCTGCCGCAGGACGCCGTGGTGCTCGACCATCTGGGCGACGGGCTGTGGCGCGTCGGCCGCCAGCTCGAGGCAACGTTCCAGTGGAAACGCGCGCTCGACAACAATCCCGAGCCCGAGCTCAAAATCGAAATCGAAAAGAAGCTGCGCGGCGGCCTGCCGCCGCTCGCCCCGGCTCCCGCCGCTACGCGCTGAGCGCCAGCAGCAAGCCCACGCCGGCCAGCACCAGCGCCAAGCCGAGCGCTTCGCGCAACGCAAGGCGCTGGGCAAACATGCGACGGCCAACGAAAAACGCGTACAGCATTTCGACGAGGCCGAGCGTGCGCACCAGGGCGGCCGAGGCCAGCGAAAAGGCCGTGAACCAGCCCGCCGACGCAAGCGCCCCCATCAATCCCGCAAACAGCGACGGCCGCCAAGCGGCGACCACGCGGGCCAGCACGTCGCGGTCGCGCAGCGCGAGATAGGCCGAGCCTGCGACCGCTTGCAGACCCAGGGCGAGCGCGAGGGCTGTCAAGGCGGCGATCCAGAATTGCGGTTCGTCGAGTGCGAGAATGCCGCCGCGATAGCACACGGCCGACAGCGCGAAGAACGCACCGGCCGCCACGCCGAACGCAGCCGCGCGCCAATCCCCACCTTTGGTCGCCCACGGATTGCCCGACAGCACCATCACGCCCAACGTGGCAAGGGCGATCGCGGCAAAGCCCGCGAGCCCGACCGGCTCTTGGAGAACAGCGGCCGCAAAAATCGCGACCTGCACGGGCTCCGTCTTTGTAAAGGCGATCGACACAGCAAAAGCCTGCGTGCGCATGGCGGCCAGCATCGCGGCCGTTGCCAAGATCTGCGCCAGAGCGCCCGCGGAAATCCACCCGAGCGCCGAAGCGTCGGGCATTGGCGGCAAGCGCCCGGCAAAGCCGCAAGCGACCGCCAGCATCGCCAACGCGAACGGGAAGCCGTAGAGAAAGCGCACATGTGTGGCGCCCACCGTGCCGAGGCTCGCGGTCAAATGCCGCTGCATGGCATTGCGCGCCGTCTGTGCGGCGGCGGCGGCCAAAGTCGCGGGAATCCAAAGCCAGCTTGGATCGAAACTCATCCGCCGCGCGTCAGCACGAACAGACCTTGCTCGCCGAGCAGGTTGGCCAGGCGCCCGGGCGCTTGCAGGCCTTTGGGGCGGCCGACCGAATCGAGCACCATCGCCTGCTCGATCGTGACGTCCAATGCGCGGCACAGATCGACGAAATCGTCGAGCGTGCACAGATGGATGTTCGGCGTTTCGTACCATGCCGAGGTGAGCGTGCCCGTGACCGGCATCTTGCCGCCGAACAGCAGGCGCAGACGCACATGCCAGACGCCGAAATTGGGGAACGACACGATGGCGCGGCGCGAGATGCGCACGAGATGCTCGAGCACGGCCTTGGGATCCCACGTCGCCTGCAAAGTCTGCGACAGGATCGCGTAGTCGAAGCCGCGCGTCGGATAGTCCTTGAGGTCGGTGTCGGCGTCGCCCTGCACGACCGACAGGCCTTGCGCCACGCACGCATTCACGCCCGCCTGGCTGATCTCGATGCCGCGTGCATCGACGTTCTTTTCGTGCGCGAGATAATCAAGCAAGGCGCCGTCGCCGCAGCCGATATCGAGCACGCGCGTCCCCGGCTCGATCATCTCGGCAATCGCCTGCAGATCGACGCGGATCGAGGCGCGCGGGCGCCCTTGTGCTGCCAACGGTAACGGACCGGTCATTTGAATCTGAGACCCCGATGTTCGGCCGCCCCGTTGAGGAAGCCGCCGAGTACGGCATGAAACTCCGGCTCGTCGAGCAGGAACGCATCGTGGCCCTTGTCCGACACGATCTCGACGAACGAGACGTTGGCGGCAGCGGCATTGAGCGCATGCACAAGCGCGCGGCTCTCGGACGTCGGGAACAGCCAGTCGGACGTGAAGCTCACGACGCAAAAACGCGTCTTGGTGCCTTCGAATGCCGCAGCAAGGCTGCCGCCATGCTCGGCCTGCAGATCGAAATAATCCATCGCGCGCGTGATGTAGAGATAGGAATTGGCGTCGAACCGGTCGACGAAGGTGGAGCCTTGATGGCGCAGATAGCTTTCGACCTGGAAATCGGCGTCGAAACCGTACGAAAGCTGGGCACGGTCCTGCAGCTTGCGCCCGAACTTGCGATGCAGCGCCGTTTCGGACAGATACGTGATGTGGGCGGCCATGCGGGCCACGGCCAAACCCCGCTGCGGCTGCGTGCCCGCAGCTTGGTAAGCACCGCCGTTCCATTGCGGATCGGCCATGATCGCCTGGCGGCCAACCTCGTGGAACGCGATGTTCTGCGCCGAATGGCGATAGGATGTGGCGACGGGCACGGCCGCAAACACACGCTCGGGATATGCGGAGCACCATTCCAGCACCTGCATGCCGCCCATCGAGCCGCCGATCACGCAAAACAGCTTGTCGATGCCGAGATGGTCGATCAGGCGCGCTTGCGCCTTCACCATGTCGCCGATCGTGATGACCGGAAAGGCAAGGCCATAAGGCTGATCGGTGGCTGGGTCGATGTCCTTGGGGCCTGTGGTGCCCATGCAGCCGCCGAGCACGTTCGCGCACACGATGAAATAGCGGTCCGTGTCGAGCAATTTGCCGGGGCCGACGATCGCCTCCCACCAGCCGGGCTTGCCGGTGACGGGATGGCGGTCGGCCACAAAATGGTCGCCGGTCAACGCGTGGCAAACCAGAATGCCGTTCGACTTGTCGGCATTCAGCGTGCCGTAGGTCTGGTAGGCGACCGTGACGGGCCCGAGTTCGACGCCGGAATCGAGGCGCAAGGGATCGCTTGCCGGGATCACAAAGCGTTTGCCGGGGAACGATGCTGCAGCACTGTCGAGAGGCGTGAGGCTGGGATGTGCGGTCAAGGGTCGGATGCCAAAAGGCCAAGCAGGCCGGACGGGAGGAACAAAGTGGGCGAAACATGGGCCAAGCGGCAGGCGGATTCAAGCGCTTGCTGAAAATCCGCGCCGCGACTTGCCGCAGGCCAATTGTATTGCGCGGTGCGACGGCGCTGGGCTATGGCTTGTGCGCCCAGCATGACCCAGCTCCAATGACCCAAGCGCCTGCTTCGCTCGCCGATCTGCGC harbors:
- the infB gene encoding translation initiation factor IF-2 — translated: MTDSKDIDLAQDAKKKLALAGKTGGRLELRAGSGAGGDAGQVRQSFPHGRSKTVQVEVRKKRAPGAAPAAGAAAAPAAEAPSSAQTAQVAKPAAKPQVLRALTEEERTARQRAIQSAIRADIEAKRRSEEEAKVFEEEMKRKAVEDAKRKQEDAVQKKTDTVEAQRIDEAQKKKAEEETLRLNEEEGKRRQAAEVARAAASPATPAAPATTAAVPAAMLARAGVAATAEDEERPRRPGAFRPGQAPGRGGVGMRPGPGKAAPEGGRDLKERRQNKMSVTQALESEETIRVRSLAAMKRAREKERSRMFQQGPSAKVVRDVVVPEAITVQELANRMAERGVDVIKSLMKMGVMATVNQTIDADTAELIVAEFGHKVKRVAEADVEIGLEGAGDQDEALEPRAPVVTIMGHVDHGKTSLLDALRETDVAKHEAGGITQHIGAYKVQLKNGQAIAFLDTPGHEAFTAMRARGAKVTDIVVLVVAADDGIQPQTIEAIAHAKAANVPVIVAINKVDKAGADSNRVRADLLQHGIAIEGFGGDVLGIDVSAKARTGLDKLEEAILLQAEILELRANPNRSAQGAIVEAKLERGRGPVATVLVQKGTLRVGDIFVAGEEWGRVRALVDERGKQIDAAGPSTPVEVIGLNGTPLAGDDFQVVETDARAREVTEFRQRRARDASSALRARGTLEQMFTKIQEGEAKELAVVVKTDVQGSLEAIVASLTKLRTDEVAVRVLHGAVGGITEGDIALAKASQGFVVGFNVRANPQAREMAKRDGIEIRYYSIIYQVIDEIKAALSGMLSPTLREKFLGNAEIRQIFNITKVGKVAGCRVVEGMVKRGAKVRLLRDQTVIHEGTLKTLRRFKDEVREVQDGYECGMAFENYEDIREGDLIECFEIEEVARTI
- a CDS encoding RNA-binding protein, with amino-acid sequence MIEALALAPETPADIDADASGPLRRCIVSGKSGPRADFVRFVVGPDNTIVPDIASKLPGRGIWVTATRTAVDTAVAKGLFAKAARARVTVGADLAERVGFLLMRRAVESLALCRRAGQAASGFAKVKEKIEKGRCAVLVAAADGSLAERARLGGHDIPVATGLTATEMGEAFGREHAVHAAIASGALALRVQEDLARLASYRQSARNE
- the nusA gene encoding transcription termination factor NusA produces the protein MERTTAYNRIEMLQVADAVAREKGIEREQVLEAMEQAIQKAGRAKYGLEHDIRAHIDRDNGEMQLLRYRMVADPVTNDATEMSVEDALRKNPDAKVGDYLTDPLPPIDFGRIAAQTAKQVIVQRVREAERTRQFDEYKDRIGEIVNGLVKRVEFGNITVDLGRAEAILRRDETIPRESFRVQDRVRAYIYDVRAEARGPQIFLSRTHPQFTAKLFAQEVPEIYDGIIEIKAVARDPGSRGKIAVISHDHSIDPVGACVGMRGSRVQAVVAEQQGEKIDIIPWSNDPATFVVNALAPAEVTKVVLDEEARRIEVVVPDEQLSLAIGRRGQNVRLASMLTGWAIDILTEAEESERRQQEFKERSQVFVDALDVDDVIAGLLVTEGFTTVDEVASVELDDLANIEGFDEGVAGELKTRAEAFVAKEYERFEAERVRLGVSDDVVDTTGFGPGLLVKLGEKGVKTLDDLGDLAGDELIEIVGKDTLDEETANAIIMKAREHWFAAEKK
- the rimP gene encoding ribosome maturation factor RimP yields the protein MEQRVPMEQRSRNLEQLVSPTIDGLGYELVRAVVTGRDRPTLQIMAERKDRKAMRIEDCEALSRALSAKLDVEDPIVSAYVLEVSSPGIDRPLVRASDYARFAGHAAKIETKNPLDGRKRFSGTLLGVAEDRVRIETKEGPADVPLAEIARAKLLLTDELIAATRAAEAAAASA
- a CDS encoding tetratricopeptide repeat protein, which translates into the protein MPAKLGATRMASMMRAGPFAAVGLAASVVVGCAQMAQDRAQLPTAPDNIVYTASGSFLAAQHAQRTRDVAAAADYSLRGLEAEPNNIDFLGRAHPALVEAGRIDEAAVVAAKLVAYDPSYTPAHLTLAVVEMRADQLEAARARLTRLPIQGVNRLVHPLMIAWIDMALGRPAAALNSLRPVQEVQGFRSMHDYHAGLMNELAGRFDDAEAAYRRAIEGDAVAPPRLIEAFGGFLERRGRPAEARALYLRVRGTQGDSPIVRAGLARTAGGGAPGPAPALSTANGLAGAGEALANLAAAFRQENTVSLALAYARLGLYLNPNDAAALANAGDILDQLDQRDKADALYMRVDPASPYGFAARLRVAENLHETGNTDAAVRMLDQIAAERPDRIEPLVTMGNALREKERFVEAAAAYGRAIARLGVPEARHWSLFYVRGIAFERAKNWPAAEQHFKRALELQPDQPDVLNYLAYTWVDKGLNIIEAERMLKRAVELRPNSGHIVDSLAWAYFRLGRFEEAVPLLERAVELLPQDAVVLDHLGDGLWRVGRQLEATFQWKRALDNNPEPELKIEIEKKLRGGLPPLAPAPAATR
- a CDS encoding EamA/RhaT family transporter; protein product: MSFDPSWLWIPATLAAAAAQTARNAMQRHLTASLGTVGATHVRFLYGFPFALAMLAVACGFAGRLPPMPDASALGWISAGALAQILATAAMLAAMRTQAFAVSIAFTKTEPVQVAIFAAAVLQEPVGLAGFAAIALATLGVMVLSGNPWATKGGDWRAAAFGVAAGAFFALSAVCYRGGILALDEPQFWIAALTALALALGLQAVAGSAYLALRDRDVLARVVAAWRPSLFAGLMGALASAGWFTAFSLASAALVRTLGLVEMLYAFFVGRRMFAQRLALREALGLALVLAGVGLLLALSA
- the metW gene encoding methionine biosynthesis protein MetW, with the protein product MTGPLPLAAQGRPRASIRVDLQAIAEMIEPGTRVLDIGCGDGALLDYLAHEKNVDARGIEISQAGVNACVAQGLSVVQGDADTDLKDYPTRGFDYAILSQTLQATWDPKAVLEHLVRISRRAIVSFPNFGVWHVRLRLLFGGKMPVTGTLTSAWYETPNIHLCTLDDFVDLCRALDVTIEQAMVLDSVGRPKGLQAPGRLANLLGEQGLFVLTRGG
- a CDS encoding homoserine O-acetyltransferase codes for the protein MIPASDPLRLDSGVELGPVTVAYQTYGTLNADKSNGILVCHALTGDHFVADRHPVTGKPGWWEAIVGPGKLLDTDRYFIVCANVLGGCMGTTGPKDIDPATDQPYGLAFPVITIGDMVKAQARLIDHLGIDKLFCVIGGSMGGMQVLEWCSAYPERVFAAVPVATSYRHSAQNIAFHEVGRQAIMADPQWNGGAYQAAGTQPQRGLAVARMAAHITYLSETALHRKFGRKLQDRAQLSYGFDADFQVESYLRHQGSTFVDRFDANSYLYITRAMDYFDLQAEHGGSLAAAFEGTKTRFCVVSFTSDWLFPTSESRALVHALNAAAANVSFVEIVSDKGHDAFLLDEPEFHAVLGGFLNGAAEHRGLRFK